A stretch of the Panicum virgatum strain AP13 chromosome 9N, P.virgatum_v5, whole genome shotgun sequence genome encodes the following:
- the LOC120692504 gene encoding purine permease 3-like, translated as MATITASASPAMQETGSNKASSSTSPDGTTTAAPAPAPVRYRPSLLVIFSACLVLMGAGGPLLLRVYFVHGGKRLFLSAMLQISGWPLLLPPICVSLFRSRSKGVANLILPPRLAGAAAVLGAFYAISCFVYGLGSEALPLSTSSLLLATQLAFTAVFAFIFAGLRFTPFSANAVVLLTIGPAVLGVGPGAGKVAGESSRAYWTGFCEAIAAAALAGLVLPLVEVAMARYGRRTGPAARVPPPYVTVMQMQAVMGAAGTVVCLLGMAIKGDFQAVPREAATFGLGKTNYYLVLIWDAVSWQLLNLGIMGLITCASSLLAGIMIAVLLPLSQVLSVIFLHEKFDGPKGIALVLSLWGFASYLYGEKVQKKREAQKMMEQQLALAKKTGDDLESAAL; from the coding sequence ATGGCCACCATAACGGCCAGTGCCAGTCCAGCCATGCAAGAAACCGGCAGCAACAAGGCGTCAAGCTCGACGTCGCCGGATGGCACtaccaccgccgcgccggcgccggcgccggtgcgcTACAGGCCGTCGCTGCTGGTCATATTCAGCGCGTGCCTCGTCCTCATGGGCGCCGGAggcccgctcctcctccggGTCTACTTCGTCCACGGGGGGAAGCGCCTGTTCCTGTCCGCCATGCTGCAGATCTCCGGctggcccctcctcctcccgcccaTCTGCGTCTCTCTGTTCCGCAGCCGCAGCAAGGGCGTGGcgaacctgatcctcccgccgcgcctcgccggcgcggcggcggtcctcGGGGCCTTCTACGCCATCTCCTGCTTCGTCTACGGTCTGGGCTCGGAGGCGCTGCCGCTGTCCACGTCGTCGCTGCTTCTGGCCACGCAGCTCGCCTTCACCGCGGTCTTCGCCTTCATCTTCGCCGGTCTACGGTTCACGCCCTTCTCGGCCAACGCCGTCGTTCTGCTCACCATCGGCCCGGCGGTGCTCGGTGTCGGCCCCGGTGCAGGGAAGGTTGCTGGCGAGTCCTCGAGGGCGTACTGGACAGGGTTCTGCgaggccatcgccgccgccgcgctcgctggCCTCGTCCTGCCCCTAGTCGAGGTCGCCATGGCCCGGTACGGCCGGCGCACGGGACCTGCCGCGAGAGTGCCACCCCCCTACGTGACCGTGATGCAGATGCAGGCCGTGATGGGCGCCGCCGGCACGGTGGTGTGCCTGCTGGGCATGGCCATCAAGGGCGACTTCCAGGCGGTGCCGAGGGAGGCCGCCACGTTCGGGCTCGGCAAGACCAACTACTACCTAGTGCTCATCTGGGACGCCGTGTCATGGCAGCTGCTCAACCTTGGGATCATGGGGCTCATCACCTGCGCCTCGTCGCTCCTCGCCGGCATCATGATCGCCGTCCTCCTGCCGCTGTCGCAGGTCCTCTCCGTCATCTTCCTCCACGAGAAGTTCGACGGGCCCAAGGGCATTGCGCTCGTGCTCTCCCTTTGGGGTTTCGCCTCCTACCTCTACGGTGAGAAGGTGCAGAAGAAACGCGAGGCTCAAAAGATGATGGAGCAGCAGTTGGCTTTGGCTAAAAAGACTGGAGACGACCTGGAATCCGCTGCCCTTTGA
- the LOC120692836 gene encoding purine permease 3-like encodes MSPSPILHARHQQCASAAAPLAVGLSPPVVLSACLALLGAGGSLLIRVYFVHGGQRLWLSTMIQVSGWPLLLPPLYFTLLLLSRRDGGSSIADRLLPPRLVGAAAVLGVLYAAACFAYSLGLQALPLSTSSLLLATQLAFNAIAAVLFAGLRFTPFSANAVVLLTVGPAALGVGPSSGEKLAGEGSATSYWTGFFECVASAALLGLVLPLVEVAMSRYGRRSGHAGAAARVPSSYATVMQIQAVMGAAGTTVCLAGMAIAEDFQAIPREAAAFGLGGTNYYLLLVFGSVAWQLSNLGIMGLIVCSSSLLAGIMIALVLPLSEVLAVVFLHEEFDGVKGIALVLSLWGFVSYLYGESAQKTAEARRSEDLDSSTCYSLMA; translated from the coding sequence ATGAGTCCATCTCCGATTCTCCATGCGAGACATCAGCAATGCGCCAGCGCCGCGGCGCCACTGGCTGTCGGCCTGTCGCCGCCGGTCGTACTCAGCGCCTGCCTCGccctcctcggcgccggcgggtCGCTCCTCATCCGCGTCTACTTCGTCCACGGGGGCCAGCGCCTGTGGCTTTCCACCATGATCCAGGTGTCCGGCTGGCCGCTCCTACTCCCGCCTTTATACTTCACCCTGCTACTCCTTAGCCGCAGGGACGGCGGCAGCAGTATCGCCGACCGCCTCCTCCCGCCCCGCCTcgtcggcgccgcggccgtccTCGGGGTGCTCTACGCCGCCGCGTGCTTCGCCTACTCGCTGGGCTTGCAGGCCCTGCCCCTGTCCACATCTTCGCTGCTCCTGGCGACGCAGCTCGCCTTCAACGCCATCGCCGCGGTCCTGTTCGCGGGGCTCCGGTTCACGCCCTTCTCGGCCAACGCGGTCGTCCTGCTCACTGTGGGCCCAGCAGCGCTCGGGGTCGGGCCGTCGTCCGGCGAGAAGCTAGCGGGCGAAGGCTCGGCGACGTCGTACTGGACGGGGTTCTTCGAGTGCGTGGCCTCGGCCGCGCTGCTGGGGCTCGTGCTGCCGCTCGTCGAGGTCGCCATGTCGAGGTACGGGCGCCGGAGCGGCCACGCCGGCGCTGCCGCGAGGGTGCCTTCCTCGTACGCGACGGTGATGCAGATACAGGCCGTGATGGGCGCGGCCGGCACCACGGTGTGCCTGGCCGGCATGGCCATCGCGGAGGACTTCCAGGCGATCCCTAGGGAGGCGGCCGCGTTCGGGCTCGGCGGGACCAACTACTACCTGCTGCTCGTCTTTGGGTCCGTCGCGTGGCAGCTTTCAAACCTGGGGATCATGGGGCTCATCGTCTGCTCCTCGTCGCTTCTCGCCGGCATCATGATCGCGCTCGTCCTGCCGCTCTCGGAGGTCCTCGCCGTCGTCTTCCTCCACGAGGAGTTCGATGGGGTGAAGGGCATTGCGCTAGTGCTCTCGCTCTGGGGCTTCGTCTCCTACCTCTACGGCGAGAGCGCACAGAAGACGGCGGAGGCGAGGAGAAGTGAAGACTTGGACTCGTCAACCTGTTACTCCTTGATGGCTTGA